The Paenibacillus dendritiformis region CGCCACCACCGCGATAATGACCAAGGACGCCATCACCAGCGTGAAATTGAACACCTGGAAGCCGTAAATAATCAAATAGCCGAGCCCGATCTTGGATACGAGAAATTCCCCTACGATAACGCCGACCCAAGCCAATCCGACATTCACCTTCAGCGTCGATACGATCGCCGGGAAGGAGGCCGGCAGGACGACTTTGCGGAAAATGACGCTTTTGCCTCCACCGAATACCCGCACGACCTTAATATAATTCGGGTCGACCTCCCGGAAGCTGTTGTATACGACGATCGTCGTGATGATGACGGTGATCGATAATGTCGTGGCGACGATCGCCGCGAAGCCGGCTCCGAAGCCGACGATGAAGAGCGGCCCGAGCGCCACCTTCGGCATGCTGTTGAAGACGACCATGTAAGGATCCAGCACCCGCGCCAGGAAGTCCGACCACCAGATCACGGCGGCCAGCAGCGTGCCGAACAACGTCCCCAACACAAATCCGGCAACCGTCTCCCCGACCGTCATCCCGAGATGCGGCCAGATAGATCCGTCGGCGAAATCCTGCACAATCTGCTGCCATACTTTGCTTGGATAGCTGAACAGCAGCACGTCGATCCATTTCAGACGGCCGGCCAGCTCCCACAGACCGACGCAAGCGATGAGAATGGCCGCTTGGGTGAGCGAGACGATCCAGGCCCTCTTCCGCCGGGCGGCCCGATAGCGCGAATATGTCCGTTCCAGCAACTGGCGGGATTCCACCGCCGCTCTGTTCGTGTCAGTTCCGCTCTGCATGTTCGCCCTCCTTTCCGTCCGATGCCTCCAGCTCTTTCCACAGCTCGTGGAACATCTCGTTGAAGCCGGGCTGCTCTCTGGCATAGAAGGGCTGCGTTTCCCGTATCACATCCGGGATGGCGAAGGCTTTGCGCACGGTGCCGGGATCGCGATCGAGCACGATCACCCGGTCGCTGACCGCGATGGCCTCCGACAGATCGTGCGTCACCAGCACGGCAGTCTTCCGCCGGGCCTTCAATGTATCGACGACCAGATCCTCCAGCTGCAGCTTCGTCTGATAATCGAGCGCGGAGAACGGTTCATCCAGCAGGAGCAGCTCAGGCGAGGTCGCCAGCGTCCGCACGAGCGCGACCCGCTGCCGCATGCCGCCGGACAACTGATGCGGATACGATGCTTCCGTGCCGCCCAAGCCCATCCCGTTCAGCAGCTCCCGCACCCGCTCCTCGGATTCCCGGTTCCACTGCTTCGTCAGCTCCAGCCCGAGGCTCGCGTTTTCGATAATCGTGCGCCACGGATACAAATAGTCGCTCTGCAGCATATAGCCGACCCGCGGCGAAGGTCCCGTGACCGCATCGCCATAGACGCGGACGGTGCCGTGCGTCGGCTCCAGCAGCCCGGCAATAATGGAGAGGATCGTCGTCTTGCCGCAGCCGCTCGGCCCGACCAGACTGACGAATTCCCCCGGCATAATCGTGACGGACAACCGCTCAACCGCAAGCTTCGCTTCGCGTTCCGTCACATAGACGTGGGTGACTTGAGACATTTCTACCGCTGGGATCACGCGTCCGCCTCCTTCTACTCTGTCCGCCGCTTACTTCACCTTCCGCTTGGCTTCCTCCGCAAATTCATTATTAACGATCCGGCCATGCTCGATCCGTTCCTTCAATTCGCCGGCCGAGTCCAGCACATCAAGCAGATTGCTCCACTCCTTGTCGTCCAGCGCCGGATCGGTCGCGAAGGAGCCCTGTTCCTTATACCGCTTCACCGAGCTGACGACGATTTCCCGGTCCGTATCCTTGAAGAACGGCATGATGACATCGGCGATCGCTTCCGGCGATTCCGACTCTACCCACTTCTGCGCCTTATAGACCGCATTGGTGAACTTCTGAACCGCTTCCCTGTTCTTCGTCAGATAGCTTTGCTTCGTCATGAAGACCGTATAAGGCAGCAGTCCGCTCTCCACGCCGAACGAGGCGACGACCACCCCTTTGCCTTCTTTCTCGAAAATGGACGCCTGCGGCTCGAACAACTGCACGTACTCACCCGTCCCCGAAGCGAAGGCGGAGGCGACGTTGGCAAAATCAATATTTTGAATCAGCTCCAGATCGCCGTGCGGATCGATGCCATGCTTTTTCAGCGTGAACTCCCCGGCCATTTGCGGCATGCCGCCTTTACGCTGTCCAAGGAACACCTTGCCCTTCAGATCATTCCAATCGAATGTGCCTTCGGAATGGCGAGCCATCAGGAACGTGCCATCCGTCTGCGTCAGCTGCGCGAAGTTGATCACCGGATCTTCCGCTCCTTGCTGCGCGACATAGACCGACGTCTCCGAGCCGACAAGCGCAACATCAATCGCTCCGGAGAGCAGGGCCGTCATCGTCTTGTCCCCGCCGAACGTCGTCTGCAGCTCCACCTCCAGTCCCTCTTCCTCGAAAAATCCTTTGCCCATCGCGACATATTCGGGCGCATAAAAGATCGACCGGGTCACTTCCCCGACCTTCACTTTCACTTTGCCGCTCTTGCCTCCGCAAGCCCCCAGCACTGCCGAGCACAGCAGCAGCACGGCAAGCACGGTCAAGCCAAGCCGTCTATGCTTCATCGAATGAACCCTCCTCTGCGGGAAAATAAAAACCGTTGCTCCGCTCCTGCTCCCGCTATCCTTCCAGCCGTGCCGGCCCGGCCGCCGGAGATCATGTTCACGGATATTGCATCGTATGCAGGCGGCGAAAAAATGGTTATTCGCACAGCGCGAAGAGGCCGCATCATTCCCTTGCGGGATGACGCGGCCTCTTGCGAACTCGTTACGTTTTCGTTTCCGTTTACAGACTATAGACATCCTTCATTTTGGCCGACAAGTAATCGACCAGATATTGCGGGTTCAACGCTTCCCCCGTCACCTGCATCACGATCTCGGCAGGCGTGAGCAGCTTGCCGTGCTGATAAATGCGCTCCGTCAGCCACTCCTTAATCGCCAGCAGCTCGCCGCGGGCGATCCGGTCTTCCACATCCGGCATGCCCTGACGCAGCGCATGCATGAACTGAGCCGCATACATATTGCCGAGCGAATAAGACGGGAAGTAGCCGAATCCGCCGCCCGACCAATGGACATCCTGAAGCACGCCTTCTCCCGCATGCTTCGGCCGAACGCCGAGATAAGATTCATACTTATCGTTCCATACATCCGGAAGATCGTCCACGGACAAGCCTTCGTTGAACAGCATTTTCTCCATTTCATAGCGGATAATGATATGTAGGTTATAAGTGACTTCGTCCGCTTCAATCCGGATCAGCGACGGCTCCACCCGGTTCACCGCCCGGTACACCATCTCGCTGGTCACCTGTCCGAGCTGGGACGGGAAGGTCTGCTGCACCTGTCCGTAGTATCTCGACCAGAAGGCGCGGCTCCGCCCAATCAGATTCTCCCAGAAGCGCGATTGGGATTCATGAATCCCCATCGAGGTACCGGATGCAAGCGGCGTGCCTGCATATTTTACGTTAATATTTTGCTCGTACAGCGCATGTCCGCCCTCGTGGAGCGAGCTGAATATCGCATCGGCCATATCATGCGTCTTGTAATGCGTCGTAATCCGCACATCGCCCGGGTTCAGCCCGATCGCGAACGGATGAACGCTCTCGTCGAGACGGCCGGCATCGAAATCATAGCCGATCTCCTTCAGCAAATAATGGCTGATCGCCTTTTGCCCTTCTATCGGGAATTCCTGGAAGAGGAAATCCGCGGCCGGCTGCTTGCCCGAGGCCTGCACCGACTGTACGAGCGGAACGAGCTGATCCCGGAGCTGTCCGAATATCGAATCCAGCTTGGCTACCGTCATATCCGGCTCATAGGCGTCCAGCAGCGTATCATAGCGCGTATCCTGCACTCCCCAGTAATCGATGAATTGCTGCGTCTTCGCTACGATGTCCCGCAAGTACGGCTTGAAC contains the following coding sequences:
- a CDS encoding ABC transporter substrate-binding protein, whose translation is MKHRRLGLTVLAVLLLCSAVLGACGGKSGKVKVKVGEVTRSIFYAPEYVAMGKGFFEEEGLEVELQTTFGGDKTMTALLSGAIDVALVGSETSVYVAQQGAEDPVINFAQLTQTDGTFLMARHSEGTFDWNDLKGKVFLGQRKGGMPQMAGEFTLKKHGIDPHGDLELIQNIDFANVASAFASGTGEYVQLFEPQASIFEKEGKGVVVASFGVESGLLPYTVFMTKQSYLTKNREAVQKFTNAVYKAQKWVESESPEAIADVIMPFFKDTDREIVVSSVKRYKEQGSFATDPALDDKEWSNLLDVLDSAGELKERIEHGRIVNNEFAEEAKRKVK
- a CDS encoding ABC transporter ATP-binding protein is translated as MIPAVEMSQVTHVYVTEREAKLAVERLSVTIMPGEFVSLVGPSGCGKTTILSIIAGLLEPTHGTVRVYGDAVTGPSPRVGYMLQSDYLYPWRTIIENASLGLELTKQWNRESEERVRELLNGMGLGGTEASYPHQLSGGMRQRVALVRTLATSPELLLLDEPFSALDYQTKLQLEDLVVDTLKARRKTAVLVTHDLSEAIAVSDRVIVLDRDPGTVRKAFAIPDVIRETQPFYAREQPGFNEMFHELWKELEASDGKEGEHAERN
- a CDS encoding carboxypeptidase M32, yielding MSTNVHPVLQQFHDMLTKMKSYEEALGLMQWDLRTGAPRKGAEQRAHAIGALSADLFSLSVSPEMGNCLDELEQPGVFESLSQADRKMVKDARKEYNRSRLIPPKLHQEYVVLTSHAETLWEDAKKNGDYESFKPYLRDIVAKTQQFIDYWGVQDTRYDTLLDAYEPDMTVAKLDSIFGQLRDQLVPLVQSVQASGKQPAADFLFQEFPIEGQKAISHYLLKEIGYDFDAGRLDESVHPFAIGLNPGDVRITTHYKTHDMADAIFSSLHEGGHALYEQNINVKYAGTPLASGTSMGIHESQSRFWENLIGRSRAFWSRYYGQVQQTFPSQLGQVTSEMVYRAVNRVEPSLIRIEADEVTYNLHIIIRYEMEKMLFNEGLSVDDLPDVWNDKYESYLGVRPKHAGEGVLQDVHWSGGGFGYFPSYSLGNMYAAQFMHALRQGMPDVEDRIARGELLAIKEWLTERIYQHGKLLTPAEIVMQVTGEALNPQYLVDYLSAKMKDVYSL
- a CDS encoding ABC transporter permease; the encoded protein is MQSGTDTNRAAVESRQLLERTYSRYRAARRKRAWIVSLTQAAILIACVGLWELAGRLKWIDVLLFSYPSKVWQQIVQDFADGSIWPHLGMTVGETVAGFVLGTLFGTLLAAVIWWSDFLARVLDPYMVVFNSMPKVALGPLFIVGFGAGFAAIVATTLSITVIITTIVVYNSFREVDPNYIKVVRVFGGGKSVIFRKVVLPASFPAIVSTLKVNVGLAWVGVIVGEFLVSKIGLGYLIIYGFQVFNFTLVMASLVIIAVVATLMYQGVAYLERAWLNRS